In Ischnura elegans chromosome 3, ioIscEleg1.1, whole genome shotgun sequence, the sequence cactacaaaataatatttagtttagatatctcgtaaatagagctgaaagtctaaacatttttgatgttgctaagaagcaacattgtgttataaagggttaaaggtCGCATATCTGGTGATTCTTCCTTTTATTACTCCTGTTTAGGTTTCTTCCGTACCATTTATTTTACttcttggaaatttttattagattcaCGCCATCGAGCCATGAGGACctaataaaagtaattttcatcgaaattttatGTCTTTCCTTTTCTGTGGAATGGTAATCAATGACATAAGTTTAAGTAATTTCTCTTTAGTTATTATATTGAAGTgctgtttatattatttttagcaGACTACATGTAGggtcattattttctaaaatcatcctttttctatttcatttgcaTAGTAATGATTCAAATTATTGATCGCACTCCCGTTTTTTCACTAAACTAACTGATATCCTTTTTTCAGTTTGCCCGGCGGAGATAAGAAATGGGATAACAATATAATTGGgttatgaagaaagatttcgtgctttcccggcgacagccttgaggacgatgaccgagtcggacatcgaaacgttggcagatatggagttcctgacccggtggcgatcccgagaactctttaccaagtccattcgccgggaaagcacgaaatctttcttcacctacctctacggggaggagatacACCGCAGCATACGGACCTTTGAACAGCTGCGGAAGGATAAGGCGAGTCTTCTGAGCTCTCTTGCCTTTTTACTGAGATGTCGAGATGAAGAAACCATCCCTACCTTCGCCCAGGTTCGGTCATCGGTGAAGTCACCAGCGGCCCAACGAATTCTGCGGCGGACAAGTCTAGCATTGGTTCGTGAACGCATCCACCAAAAACGGAGATCTTTAGATACAATTGGCAAGAAACTTCTGGACCTACACCTACTTCTCGCGGCTACACTTTCGCCGCTTGATTGGGAATATATTGACCGTGCCACTGCGGCTTCGGGGGATCTGCTTCTGAAGAAGAATACAGAGAGGCAAAAGAAGAAGTTCTCTCGTCTACCTTCATCCAAGAAGACGATCCGCGCCAATGACGACAGGCGACTGGTCATCAACATGACTGACCTCACACTTGACGAGCCGACCATATCGGTATTAAGCAAAGGACTCAATTTTGCTCCTGCACCCAGGTCCATTCCTTACTCAGACTTCGTGGGGAGTATTGAACAGGCAATAAGGAAACTTCCCGAAGAGGCAGCAGAGGAGGCCAGAACTGAAATTTCTGTGGTCCTAAAGAGGGCCTTACCTCCCAAATCCAACATCAGCAAGGAAGAACGTGACGCCATCCGAGCCCTACGTGTAAACAGAAGTATCACCATTTTGCCTGCTGATAAGGGGAATTCCACTGTCCTCTTACCAACCGAGGATTACAACACTAAAATACAGGACATTCTACATGACCAGGCCTACGTCAAGCTAAAACGAGATCCCACAGATGCCGTGACAAGGAAGACCAACGTCATCATCAGAAAGATGGGCTTACCGGAGGAGACGATCAGGAATCTTCGACAACCAGCGCCAGCTCCACCAAGACTCTATGGCCTACCAAAAATTCAAAAGACGGAATTCCTCTACGACCAATCGTGAGCGCCATCGGCTCACCAACTTACAACCTGGCAAAATACCTCACCGGAGTTTTATCACCATACGTTGGCCACTGTGAGCACCACATCAAAAACTCGACAGAGTTTGTGAAAATACTCGCTGGCATCCGTCTTAAAGAGACGGATTTGCTGGTGAGCCTAGACGTGGTGTCTCTTTTTACACGCGTACCTCTAGACGATACCCTGCGACTTCTAGCTGAGAAGTTTGATGGAGATACGGTGCAGCTGTTCCGCCATGTGCTCACTTCCACTTACTTCCAATACCATGGAGAGTTCTACGAGCAATCTGATGGGGTGGCCATGGGCTCCCCCCTTTCCCCTACCATTGCTAACTTTTTTATGGAGGACTTCGAGGAAAAGGCCCTCAGTTCGGCTCCTTTGAAACCTTTGC encodes:
- the LOC124155159 gene encoding uncharacterized protein LOC124155159; its protein translation is MPPPLRMSKILADFTKFGEVMELETLKQHLLSPSADSYPCSFLSLTGLLILESRSILAVNSTPFPYPEPLVWFAISLLSPHSSLPLQCRDEETIPTFAQVRSSVKSPAAQRILRRTSLALVRERIHQKRRSLDTIGKKLLDLHLLLAATLSPLDWEYIDRATAASGDLLLKKNTERQKKKFSRLPSSKKTIRANDDRRLVINMTDLTLDEPTISVLSKGLNFAPAPRSIPYSDFVGSIEQAIRKLPEEAAEEARTEISVVLKRALPPKSNISKEERDAIRALRVNRSLRQAKTRSHRCRDKEDQRHHQKDGLTGGDDQESSTTSASSTKTLWPTKNSKDGIPLRPIVSAIGSPTYNLAKYLTGVLSPYVGHCEHHIKNSTEFVKILAGIRLKETDLLVSLDVVSLFTRVPLDDTLRLLAEKFDGDTVQLFRHVLTSTYFQYHGEFYEQSDGVAMGSPLSPTIANFFMEDFEEKALSSAPLKPLLFLRYVDDTFVVWPHGRRSLDEFFDHMNCQHSSIKFTMEIEENNRLPFLDVLVSRRTDGTLGHSVYRKPTHTDLYLHGRSHHHPSQRMAVMKSLIHRAVSISDKDSLAPELKRLRKTFQQNGYDERQISKALKRSISKTNSRREDGERDDRTAKACLPYISSVSGKVARILKRFSIQAIHKPPKKIRDMLVKAKDPH